The Naumovozyma dairenensis CBS 421 chromosome 3, complete genome genome has a window encoding:
- the KDX1 gene encoding putative protein kinase KDX1 (similar to Saccharomyces cerevisiae SLT2 (YHR030C) and YKL161C; ancestral locus Anc_5.274), whose product MPNFDSRHSFLVLNQPFIVDKGFEIVKAIGKGSFGLICSAKYTEAVDSTMVAIKQIDSAFQNSRTAKRALRELKLLRHFRNHKNITCLYDTDIVMHPDGVARLYIYEELVDCDLYQILHSGQSLTDSHYQCFIYQILCGLKFIHSANVLHRDIKPGNLLVNADCQLKICDFGLSRGYSNNMTENEQFVTEYVPTKWYRAPEIMLSYQGYSTAVDVWSTGCILAEFLNGKPMFEGDDYVNQLNKILQVLGSPNIETIKKINSKNVQDYILQLGNIPKIPFPVLFPNATKNAIDLLEKMLTFDPAERITVESALAHPYLSVWHDSDDEPVCPQKVDFMFEKVDDLDLLKEMIINEVNDFRRFAREPFAEMEDLLLEDQEDALEMQDDNKSLVLNGDIKTRPQVGSSFSDLSLTGMHDLNVERNSQEPFTTETTARKSSSTTGDSIQPSVTMLAEPDTNISFLQSRSSDSSNDNKFSDLEKELQTGLDGKSF is encoded by the coding sequence ATGCCAAATTTCGATAGTCGACACTCTTTCCTTGTCCTTAATCAACCATTCATTGTAGATAAAGGATTTGAAATAGTTAAAGCCATTGGGAAAGGCTCTTTTGGATTAATATGCTCAGCTAAATATACAGAAGCTGTAGATTCTACAATGGTCGCTATAAAACAGATAGATAGCGCATTTCAAAACTCAAGAACTGCAAAAAGGGCTTTGCGTGAATTAAAACTTTTGAGACATTTTAGAAATCacaaaaatattacttGTTTATATGACACTGACATCGTAATGCATCCTGATGGGGTAGCACGGCTATATATTTATGAGGAGCTGGTCGATTGTGACTTGTATCAAATTCTTCACTCGGGACAATCGTTGACCGACTCTCATTACCAATGTTTTATCTATCAAATTTTATGTGGCCTTAAGTTTATACATTCTGCCAATGTTTTACATCGTGACATTAAACCTGGAAATTTACTGGTTAATGCAGATTGTCAACTGAAAATATGCGATTTTGGACTTTCCCGCGGTTATTCCAATAATATGACAGAAAATGAACAATTTGTTACTGAATATGTGCCAACTAAATGGTACAGGGCACCGGAAATTATGTTAAGCTACCAAGGTTATTCGACAGCGGTAGATGTTTGGTCTACAGGTTGTATATTAGCAGAATTCCTAAATGGAAAACCAATGTTTGAAGGAGATGATTATGTGAATCAGTTGAATAAAATACTCCAGGTACTAGGGAGTccaaatattgaaacaataaaaaaaattaactcAAAGAATGTTCAAGATTATATATTACAATTGGGgaatattccaaaaattcCCTTTCCTGTGCTATTTCCTAATGCAACAAAGAATGCAATTGACTTGTTAGAGAAAATGTTAACATTTGATCCAGCTGAAAGAATAACAGTTGAATCTGCATTAGCACATCCATATCTTTCTGTGTGGCATGACTCAGACGATGAACCTGTTTGTCCTCAAAAGGTTGATTTTATGTTTGAAAAAGTAGATGATCTTGatcttttgaaagaaatgattaTAAATGAGGTCAACGATTTTAGGAGATTTGCAAGAGAACCCTTTGCTGAGATGGAAGATCTACTCTTGGAGGATCAAGAAGATGCCTTAGAAATGCAAGATGATAATAAGTCATTAGTGTTAAACGGAGACATTAAAACAAGGCCGCAAGTTGGCTCCTCCTTTAGCGATCTGAGCCTTACCGGAATGCATGATTTAAATGTAGAAAGAAATTCACAAGAACCATTTACTACAGAAACAACTGCTAGAAAATCATCGTCAACAACTGGCGATAGCATTCAACCATCTGTAACGATGCTAGCGGAACCGGATACCAACATATCTTTCCTTCAGTCAAGATCTTCAGATAGCAGCaacgataataaattttctgATCTGGAAAAAGAGCTACAGACCGGATTAGACGGGAAATCTTTCTAA
- the RCN1 gene encoding Rcn1p (similar to Saccharomyces cerevisiae RCN1 (YKL159C); ancestral locus Anc_5.281): MDSIENNSSVTDTVIVTSDKVNVTDRDIVEVIQKWLTDTVLLEFDVLPDLPIEIVILGSMKRLLIICPNHAISKYIKEMEPKPDNLPLNIGYSLVDGRATAAPKKYLELPPHETLFLVSPPASPPPEFDYSKCEGPPSSLTHPSHDEKQQHTTLREETLKEPGTYTLIDSKSGRITVDTCAQADRPVHMTLEQVRTAFPPKSMFDDED; encoded by the coding sequence ATGGATAGTATAGAAAATAACTCTTCAGTGACAGATACCGTTATTGTTACATCAGATAAAGTGAACGTCACAGATCGTGACATTGTGGAAGTGATCCAAAAATGGTTAACTGATACAGTCTTACTAGAGTTCGACGTTCTTCCTGATCTACCTATTGAGATCGTTATACTAGGGAGCATGAAACGACTTCTGATTATTTGTCCAAATCATGCTATctcaaaatatattaaagaaatggaaCCCAAGCCAGATAACTTACCTTTGAACATAGGTTATTCGTTAGTGGATGGGAGAGCAACGGCTGCTCCTAAGAAATATCTTGAGTTACCACCTCATgaaacattatttttagttTCACCACCTGCATCACCTCCTCctgaatttgattattcaaaatgtGAGGGACCTCCAAGTTCTCTCACACATCCTTCGCATGATGAAAAACAGCAACATACGACGTTAAGGGAAGAGACACTAAAGGAACCTGGAACTTATACATTAATAGATTCAAAATCTGGTAGAATTACGGTGGATACATGTGCTCAGGCTGATAGGCCGGTACATATGACGCTGGAACAAGTAAGAACAGCATTCCCTCCAAAATCAAtgtttgatgatgaagattaG
- the APE2 gene encoding metallo-aminopeptidase (similar to Saccharomyces cerevisiae AAP1 (YHR047C) and APE2 (YKL157W); ancestral locus Anc_5.285), whose amino-acid sequence MSSKIIDREVLPTNVTPLHYDLQIEPNFKDFTFKGIAKIELKINDKNVDSIQLNALDIEIQSSKLASNIEPSQIVPNKETQVVDFIFPDGTLSKVGESTTLELNFTGILNDQMAGFYRAKYEDKLTGEIKYMATTQMEPTDARRAFPCFDEPNLKASFGITLVSDPSLTHLSNMDVKEEHVENGKKFTTFNVTPKMSTYLVAFIVAELKYVECKDFRIPVRVYATPGSEKDGQFAADLTAKTLDFFENTFGIKYPLPKMDNVAVHEFSAGAMENWGLVTYRVVDVLLDEKNSTLDRIQRVAEVVQHELAHQWFGNLVTMDWWEGLWLNEGFATWMSWYSCNEFQPTWNVWQQYVTDTLQHALNLDSLRSSHPIEVPVKRAEDINQIFDAISYSKGASLLRMISKWLGEDVFIKGVSQYLSQFKYGNAKTEDLWTALSKASGKDVSSVMNIWTKKVGFPVISVKEENNKITFTQNRYLSTGDVESKEDKTLYPVFLALKSKDGVDNSLVLNERSTSVVLKDADFFKANSDQSGIYITSYSDERWAKFSKQAHLLSVEDRTGLVADAKSLSASGYTSTTNFLNLVANWKDEESFVVLDQIINSISSLKATWAFEPEEVRDSLDAFTRSLVSEKAHTLGWEFNDSDSFATQRTKVALFSASCAARDPVTERSAIEMFEKYVAGDKKAIPALIKPSVFNTAARVGGEENYEKIYQIYKNPSNNDEKIAALRTLGRFKDAKLLERTLGYLLDGTVLNQDIYIPMQGMRAHKEGIVALWGWLQANWTEVSKRLPPGLSMLGSVVTICTSGFTSFKAIDEIKAFFDKISTKGFDQGLAQSLDTIKSKAQWVNRDREMVKQYLKTNGYSK is encoded by the coding sequence ATGTCTAGCAAAATTATTGACCGTGAGGTTTTACCTACAAATGTTACTCCATTACATTATGATTTACAGATTGAACCAAACTTCAAGGATTTTACTTTCAAAGGTATCGCCAagattgaattgaaaattaatgataagaaCGTCGATTCCATCCAATTGAATGCTTTAGACATTGAAATTCAATCCTCTAAACTTGCATCCAATATTGAACCATCTCAAATTGTCCCAAATAAGGAAACTCAAGTTgttgattttattttcccAGACGGAACTCTATCGAAGGTTGGTGAATCAACTACTTTAGAATTAAATTTCACTGGTATTTTGAACGATCAAATGGCAGGTTTCTATAGAGCTAAatatgaagataaattgACAGgagaaatcaaatatatgGCAACAACTCAAATGGAACCAACTGACGCAAGAAGAGCATTCCCATGTTTTGATGAGCCAAATTTGAAGGCTTCCTTTGGTATCACTCTTGTTTCCGATCCTTCCTTGACTCATTTATCTAATATGGATGTTAAAGAGGAACATGTTGAAAATGGTAAAAAGTTCACCACTTTTAACGTTACTCCAAAGATGTCAACTTATCTTGTTGCATTCATTGTTGCTGAATTGAAATACGTGGAGTGCAAAGATTTCAGAATTCCTGTTAGAGTCTACGCTACTCCAGGTAGTGAAAAAGATGGTCAATTTGCAGCTGATTTAACTGCTAAGACTTTGGacttttttgaaaatactTTTGGTATCAAATACCCATTACCAAAAATGGATAACGTTGCAGTTCATGAATTCTCTGCTGGTGCAATGGAAAATTGGGGGTTAGTTACTTACAGAGTTGTTGATGTACTATTAGATGAGAAAAATTCTACATTAGACCGTATCCAAAGAGTTGCTGAAGTTGTTCAACATGAATTGGCTCATCAATGGTTCGGTAATTTGGTTACTATGGACTGGTGGGAAGGTTTATGGTTAAACGAAGGGTTCGCTACATGGATGTCGTGGTATTCTTGTAATGAATTCCAACCTACATGGAACGTTTGGCAACAATATGTCACTGATACTTTACAACATGCATTAAATTTGGATTCTTTGAGATCATCTCATCCAATCGAAGTGCCAGTTAAAAGAGCTGAAGATATCAATCAAATTTTCGATGCTATTTCTTACTCTAAAGGTGCTTCTTTATTAAGAATGATTTCCAAATGGTTAGGTGAAGATGTTTTTATTAAGGGTGTTTCTCAATATTTAAGCCAATTCAAGTACGGTAACGCTAAAACTGAAGATTTATGGACAGCTTTATCAAAAGCATCCGGTAAGGATGTCAGTTCTGTCATGAATATCTGGACTAAAAAGGTTGGTTTCCCAGTCATCTCCGtgaaggaagaaaataataaaattactTTTACTCAAAACCGTTATTTATCTACTGGTGATGTTGAATCTAAAGAAGACAAAACTTTGTATCCAGTTTTCTTAGCTTTAAAGAGTAAAGATGGTGTTGATAACTCTTTAGTGTTGAATGAAAGATCCACATCTGTTGTCTTAAAGGACGCCGATTTCTTTAAGGCGAACAGCGATCAATCTGGTATATACATTACTTCGTATTCAGATGAAAGATGGGCCAAATTCAGTAAACAAGCTCATTTATTATCTGTCGAAGATCGTACTGGTTTAGTTGCTGATGCAAAGAGTCTTTCTGCCTCTGGTTACACTTCCACTACTAACTTCTTAAATTTGGTTGCTAATTggaaagatgaagaatcttttgttgttcttgatcaaattattaacaGTATTAGTTCATTGAAGGCAACTTGGGCATTTGAACCTGAAGAAGTTAGAGATTCCTTAGATGCTTTCACCAGATCTTTAGTTTCAGAAAAGGCACATACTTTAGGTTGGGAATTCAATGACTCTGATTCATTTGCCACTCAACGTACTAAGGTTGCTCTATTTAGTGCATCCTGCGCTGCAAGAGATCCTGTTACTGAAAGGAGTGCTATTGAAATGTTCGAAAAATATGTTGCTGGTGACAAGAAGGCAATTCCAGCCTTAATCAAACCATCTGTTTTCAATACTGCCGCAAGAGTTGGTGGTGAGGAAAACTATGagaaaatttatcaaatctATAAAAACCcatctaataatgatgagaAGATTGCTGCTTTAAGAACTCTAGGTAGATTTAAAGATGCTAAATTATTGGAAAGAACCTTAGGTTACTTATTAGACGGTACTGTTTTGAACCAAGATATCTACATTCCAATGCAAGGTATGAGAGCTCATAAGGAAGGTATCGTAGCTCTCTGGGGTTGGTTGCAAGCAAATTGGACAGAAGTCTCCAAGAGATTACCACCAGGATTATCTATGTTAGGTTCAGTTGTCACCATTTGTACTTCTGGGTTCACTTCTTTCAAAGCGATCGATGAAATCAAGGCATTCTTTGACAAGATCTCTACGAAGGGTTTCGATCAAGGTTTAGCTCAATCATTGGATACAATCAAATCCAAGGCCCAATGGGTAAACAGAGATCGCGAAATGGTAAAGCAATACTTAAAAACTAATGGATACTCTAAGTAA
- the NDAI0C03930 gene encoding putative short-chain dehydrogenase/reductase (similar to Saccharomyces cerevisiae YKL107W), whose protein sequence is MFFGTKKDNSVKWEHKDISQLDLCKVNAVVFGGTSGIGRAISHQLADRGANVLVVGRHFKDEDMKKIKFLHADLSLITEADRIANEIPAKDITHMIFTTGIVAAPQREQTPEGIERDMAVSYLSRYMLIRELAGKMGKGLPHNASKPRIFIMGFPGSGQLGDPENLNSDKKKYNALSTHSNTVAANEALVLDSKDRYKNVEVFGLNPGIIKTEIRNNYLGKDSIFSKAVEWVVGWTCQTPEDYAKNICPLLVSPDLDNKSGTMFDNKGNAILQSAGLAPEVVHNFIHNSAVLVTKVLAMKPNETTSKLPV, encoded by the coding sequence ATGTTTTTtggaacaaaaaaagataaCAGTGTTAAATGGGAACATAAAGATATCTCCCAATTAGACTTATGCAAAGTCAATGCAGTAGTGTTTGGAGGTACTTCCGGTATAGGTAGAGCAATTAGTCATCAGTTGGCTGATCGCGGTGCCAATGTTTTAGTTGTTGGTAGACattttaaagatgaagatatgaAAAAGATCAAGTTCTTACATGCAGATTTGAGTTTAATTACTGAAGCTGATAGAATTGCTAACGAGATCCCGGCAAAGGATATAACTCATATGATCTTTACTACAGGGATCGTTGCCGCTCCTCAAAGGGAGCAGACACCGGAAGGAATTGAGAGAGATATGGCTGTAAGTTATCTAAGTAGATATATGCTTATTAGAGAACTTGCTGGTAAGATGGGTAAAGGATTGCCTCATAATGCTTCAAAACcaagaatatttataatgGGGTTCCCCGGATCTGGACAACTAGGTGATCCTGAAAATCTAAATTCtgacaagaaaaaatataatgcGCTCAGTACACATAGTAATACTGTAGCTGCCAATGAAGCTTTAGTTTTAGATTCCAAAGATAGATACAAAAATGTAGAGGTATTTGGATTAAATCCAGGTATAATAAAAACGGAGATACgtaataattatttaggtaaagattcaattttttccaaagCAGTAGAATGGGTTGTTGGTTGGACTTGTCAAACTCCAGAAGACTATGCTAAAAATATCTGCCCATTACTTGTTTCTCCAGATTTGGACAATAAAAGTGGAACCAtgtttgataataaagGTAATGCAATCTTACAATCTGCAGGTCTGGCACCAGAGGTTGTCCATAATTTCATTCACAATTCTGCAGTTTTAGTCACAAAAGTTTTAGCAATGAAACCGAATGAGACAACTTCTAAATTACCTGTCTAA
- the NDAI0C03940 gene encoding NADPH--cytochrome P450 reductase (similar to Saccharomyces cerevisiae NCP1 (YHR042W); ancestral locus Anc_5.292): MNSTDLLTVAVICILFFIYKKWDVIKELIFSNDDHISAVNSGSRDIVQVVLENNKNYLVLFGSQTGTAEDYAKKFSKELSSKFNLNVLCADLELYDYDTLSELPNNVLVSIFMSTYGEGDFPDGAIPFETFLTTTGENSLTNLNFSIFGLGNSTYEFYNGAARKVLKYLQSAGGNLLGSIGEGDDATGSTDEDYLTWKESIMAELKNKLHLEEQEHKFKSTFKYETLPEINSHVSLGEPTSKYLPSEPAFTGPFTAAQPFIAPIIKSHELFTSVERNCIHSEFDISSSNISYSTGDHLGIWPSNATEKVQQFLNVFNLNPDTIFNLVSQDKTIKVPFPCPTTVGAVIRHYLEITGPVSRQFFEHLIQFAPNSSIKEKLTKLAKDKDAFQQEITSKYFNLADALLYLSGGSKWESIPWEFLIENIPKLQPRYYSISSSSLSERNTIHVTSVVENTPNPKTGSNIVGVTTNLLRNIQLAQNKQLQSTEINPLPVHYDLNGPRDLFANYKLPVHVRQSTFRLPQNIETPVIMIGPGTGVAPFRGFIRERVAQVEKDNSIKLGKHILFYGCRNEQDYLYQEEWSKYATVLGESFEMNVAFSRVPGTKKVYVQDKLNEMSSDIWDLLKKGAYIYVCGDAGRMAKDVSRTFINILQKGHGINEAEALEMVKALKTAGKYQEDVW; encoded by the coding sequence ATGAACAGTACAGACTTACTTACAGTTGCAGTTATCTGtatattgtttttcatCTATAAAAAATGGGACGTTATAAAGGAACTCATTTTTTCTAATGACGACCATATATCGGCTGTCAATTCCGGTTCTAGAGATATTGTACAAGTGgtattagaaaataataaaaactaTTTAGTCCTATTTGGTTCACAAACAGGTACCGCTGAAGATTATGCCaagaaattttctaaaGAATTATCATCCAAATTTAATCTGAATGTATTATGTGCGGACTTGGAACTTTATGATTATGACACTCTAAGTGAATTACCAAATAACGTCTTGGTTTCCATATTTATGTCCACTTATGGCGAAGGTGATTTCCCCGATGGCGCCATTCCATTTGAAACGTTTCTTACAACTACCGGCgaaaattcattaacaaaCTTGAACTTTAGTATTTTTGGTTTAGGTAACTCCACTTATGAATTCTATAATGGTGCTGCAAGAAAAGtcttgaaatatttacaaaGTGCTGGTGGTAATTTGCTCGGTAGTATTGGAGAAGGTGATGATGCTACTGGTTCCACCGATGAAGATTATCTAACTTGGAAAGAAAGTATTATGGCcgaattgaaaaataaactgCATCtggaagaacaagaacataaattcaaatctaCTTTCAAATATGAAACGTTACCTGAAATTAATTCTCATGTTTCCTTAGGTGAACCAACTTCTAAGTATTTACCTAGTGAACCAGCATTTACAGGTCCATTCACTGCTGCACAACCATTTATTGCACCAATTATAAAATCTCACGAATTATTCACGTCCGTTGAACGTAATTGTATCCATTCtgaatttgatatttcCAGTTCTAACATTTCATATTCCACCGGTGACCATTTAGGTATTTGGCCATCTAATGCTACTGAAAAAGTACAACAATTTTTGAATGTCTTTAACTTGAATCCAGAtacaattttcaatttggtATCCCAAGATAAGACTATCAAGGTTCCCTTTCCATGCCCAACAACCGTCGGTGCTGTTATTAGACATTATTTAGAGATTACAGGTCCTGTGTCAAGACAGTTTTTCGAACATTTAATCCAATTTGCACCAAATAGTTCCATCAAGGAAAAATTGACCAAACTAGCTAAAGATAAAGATGCATTCCAACAAGAAATCAcatccaaatatttcaatctTGCAGACGCTTTATTATACTTGTCTGGCGGTTCCAAATGGGAAAGCATTCCATGGGAATTcttaattgaaaatattccaaaattaCAACCACGTTATTACTCcatttcatcatcctcattATCAGAAAGGAATACCATCCATGTCACATCAGTTGTTGAAAATACACCAAATCCAAAAACAGGTTCTAATATTGTTGGTGTCACTACTAATTTATTGAGGAATATTCAATTGGCTCAAAATAAGCAATTACAATCTACTGAAATAAATCCATTGCCCGTTCATTATGATTTAAATGGACCAAGAGATTTATTTGCCAATTATAAGTTACCAGTCCATGTCCGTCAATCAACATTTAGATTACCTCAGAACATTGAGACTCCAGTAATTATGATCGGACCAGGGACAGGTGTAGCACCCTTCCGTGGGTTTATTAGAGAACGTGTTGCGCAAGTGGAAAAGGATAATAGTATCAAATTAGGTAAACATATATTGTTCTATGGTTGTAGAAACGAGCAAGATTATTTATATCAAGAAGAATGGTCTAAATATGCTACTGTTTTGGGtgaatcatttgaaatgaACGTTGCATTTTCTAGAGTACCGGGTACTAAAAAAGTTTATGTGcaagataaattaaatgagATGTCTTCTGATATTTGggatttattaaagaaggGCGCCTATATTTATGTATGTGGTGACGCGGGTAGAATGGCTAAAGATGTTAGTCGTActtttattaatatattacaaAAAGGCCATGGCATCAATGAAGCTGAAGCTTTAGAAATGGTTAAGGCATTGAAAACGGCAGGGAAATACCAAGAAGATGTCTGGTAG
- the NSE3 gene encoding Smc5-Smc6 complex subunit NSE3 (similar to Saccharomyces cerevisiae NSE3 (YDR288W); ancestral locus Anc_5.293) — MSDSEEYIEQSATPTYGQNKTNTVAIMAVRYLLSSAESQNTIITQSKLKTVLRDIYSQQKISNIPFNKVFAEINNILGDVYGYELKGLPSKIVNNNVTNSNNNSNKNPGNRTKEVEEALGYRATCYILVNKMPYLKNFDEFKLLQSIRTYEDLVVDGQYVGDDVGLENLNTLENKLSVDQDLVFKGLLSVILCIVLFSKNNILHQELLSALEKFGVPTDGTKIPILKWSIDDLMKNLEKKEYLVKLEEKSDIEGSLILYRIGRRTQAEFGLDSLLMLVQEIMNLDGPEAEGLKEDIQKSIGDAYGPAVHV, encoded by the coding sequence atgagCGATAGTGAGGAGTATATTGAACAATCAGCCACACCAACATATGGCCAAAATAAAACGAATACAGTAGCTATTATGGCCGTCAGGTATTTATTATCGTCAGCTGAATCGCAAAATACTATAATCACTCAGAGCAAATTGAAGACTGTTCTACGAGATATTTATTCCCAACAGAAAATCTCGAATATTCCTTTTAATAAAGTTTTTGCTGAgatcaataatatattggGTGATGTGTATGGATATGAACTGAAAGGTTTGCCATCTAAGATTGTTAATAACAATGTTACGAACAGTAATAACAATTCCAACAAGAATCCAGGGAACAGAACTAAGGAAGTTGAAGAAGCATTGGGCTACAGAGCAACATGCTATATTCTTGTCAACAAGATGCcatatttgaagaatttcgACGAATTTAAATTGTTACAAAGTATAAGGACATATGAAGATTTAGTAGTTGACGGTCAGTATGTTGGTGATGATGTTGGTTTAGAGAATTTGAACactttggaaaataaattgagTGTGGATCAAGATTTAGTATTCAAAGGTCTCTTGAGTGTCATATTGtgtattgttttattttccaagaataatattcttcatcaagAATTACTATCTGcattagaaaaatttggGGTACCAACAGATGGTACCAAAATACCGATTTTGAAATGGAGTATTGATGACTTAATGAAAAACTTGGAGAAGAAGGAATACCTTGTCAAATTGGAGGAGAAATCTGATATCGAAGGCAGTCTCATTTTATATCGTATAGGGAGAAGAACGCAGGCAGAGTTTGGTTTGGATTCTTTACTGATGTTAGtacaagaaataatgaatttagaTGGACCAGAGGCAGAAGgtttaaaagaagatattcaaaaaagtATAGGAGACGCATATGGTCCAGCTGTGCATGTCTAA
- the INM2 gene encoding inositol monophosphate 1-phosphatase INM2 (similar to Saccharomyces cerevisiae YDR287W; ancestral locus Anc_5.294), with protein sequence MVLSKEELKEIELTLVKLVQEEIGPIIKEHTGTKFDTYEDKANQVDLVTVVDKKVESIIKEALNKKYPTFKFIGEESYVPGQTKISKDPTFIVDPIDGTTNFIHGYPYSCTSLGLAEDGKPVVGVVFNPHLNQLFHASKGNGAYLNSFKINVPKRPLTLQKSVVGLEGGAERSEGSGNFDKKMATYKNLLSDKGGYIHGFRSVGSAAMNMCYVANGMLDSYWEGGCWAWDVCAGWCILEETGGKMVGGNPNEWEIPIDRRCYFAVRGGCTKEEQKDYVESFWPHVAGPLEY encoded by the coding sequence ATGGTATtatcaaaagaagaattaaaagaaatcgAATTAACATTAGTCAAATTAGtccaagaagaaattggCCCCATTATCAAAGAGCATACTGGGACAAAATTTGACACTTACGAAGATAAAGCCAATCAGGTGGATCTGGTCACTGTGGTAGATAAGAAAGTTGAATCGATCATCAAAGAAGCTCTAAACAAGAAATACCCTacttttaaattcattggGGAGGAAAGTTATGTCCCTGGCCAGACTAAGATTTCTAAGGACCCTACTTTTATCGTTGATCCAATTGATGGTACTACTAATTTCATCCATGGATATCCTTATAGTTGTACCTCTTTGGGGTTAGCTGAGGACGGAAAACCTGTTGTTGGTGTAGTTTTCAATCCTcatttgaatcaattattCCATGCTTCTAAGGGTAATGGTGcttatttgaattcattcAAGATTAATGTCCCAAAGAGACCTTTAACTTTACAAAAATCTGTTGTAGGATTAGAAGGTGGTGCTGAAAGATCTGAAGGTTCAGGGAATTTCGATAAGAAGATGGCTACCTATAAAAATTTGTTGAGTGACAAAGGTGGATATATTCACGGGTTTAGAAGTGTAGGAAGTGCAGCAATGAATATGTGTTACGTTGCTAATGGGATGTTGGATTCGTATTGGGAAGGTGGTTGCTGGGCATGGGATGTTTGTGCAGGTTGGTGTATCTTAGAGGAAACAGGAGGTAAGATGGTTGGTGGTAATCCAAATGAATGGGAAATTCCCATCGACAGGAGATGTTATTTTGCAGTTAGAGGGGGATGTaccaaagaagaacaaaaagatTATGTAGAATCCTTTTGGCCTCATGTTGCTGGTCCATTAGAGTATTAG
- the MGP12 gene encoding Mgp12p (similar to Saccharomyces cerevisiae YDR286C; ancestral locus Anc_5.295), translated as MIRNLQSISSKVSIRPFSRASILYKISDIRLTLYSKPNCGLCEEAKEIIQEDILSQEKFKRYKVKLKIVNIDDLKNKKWWIKYCFDVPVLHIENESKKGQLERVFHKMDEKEILDKIEKMR; from the coding sequence ATGATTAGAAACTTACAAAGTATATCATCAAAAGTGTCTATACGGCCATTTAGTAGAGCATCAATTTTGTACAAGATCAGTGATATTCGATTAACATTGTATAGTAAACCCAACTGTGGATTATGTGAAGAAGCGAAAGAAATAATCCAAGAAGATATATTGTCACAGgagaaatttaaaagatataaagttaaattgaaaatagtaaatattgatgatttgaaaaataaaaaatggtggattaaatattgttttgaTGTCCCTGTACTTCATATTGAGAATGAGTCCAAGAAGGGGCAATTAGAGAGGGTTTTTCATAAAATGGATGAGAAGGAGATCCtagataaaattgaaaagatgaGATAG